A single Phoenix dactylifera cultivar Barhee BC4 chromosome 1, palm_55x_up_171113_PBpolish2nd_filt_p, whole genome shotgun sequence DNA region contains:
- the LOC103702630 gene encoding uncharacterized protein LOC103702630, whose protein sequence is MMESGSSAFLRQLSSGGGSEGWDYYYSKGGSKRWGKKGNKERQGMGAMGVGGGGEMMVAKKRVMVVIDESARAKHAMMWALTHVANKGDLLTLLHIVPPQHHHHHHQHHPRGGAGEEAARLANSLGSLCKACKPEVEVEALVIQGPKLATVLSQVRKLEASVLVLSQGKPSPFCCMRRSSSEDFVEQCINKADCLTLAVRKQSKGMGGYLVSTRWQKNFWLLA, encoded by the exons atGATGGAGAGTGGAAGCAGTGCATTTCTGAGGCAGCTGAGCTCTGGTGGTGGGAGTGAAGGCTGGGACTATTACTATTCCAAGGGTGGTTCTAAGAGGTGGGGGAAGAAGGGGAATAAAGAGAGGCAAGGGATGGGAGCCATGGGAGTTGGAGGTGGAGGAGAGATGATGGTGGCGAAGAAAAGGGTGATGGTGGTGATAGACGAGAGCGCGCGGGCGAAGCACGCCATGATGTGGGCGCTCACCCATGTTGCCAACAAAGGCGACCTCCTCACCCTCCTCCACATCGTCCCTCCccagcaccaccaccaccaccaccagcaCCACCCCAGAGGCGGCGCAGGTGAGGAGGCTGCCCGCCTCGCCAACTCCCTCGGCTCCCTCTGCAAGGCCTGCAAGCCCGAG GTGGAGGTGGAAGCCCTTGTGATTCAGGGACCCAAGCTGGCTACTGTCCTCAGCCAAGTCAGGAAGCTGGAGGCTTCTGTTTTGGTGCTGAGCCAGGGCAAGCCTTCTCCTTTTTGTTG CATGCGTAGAAGCAGCAGTGAGGATTTCGTGGAGCAGTGTATCAACAAGGCGGACTGTCTGACGCTGGCTGTGAGGAAACAGAGCAAGGGAATGGGAGGTTATCTCGTCAGCACTCGATGGCAGAAGAACTTCTGGCTCCTGGCTTAA